One Azoarcus sp. DN11 DNA segment encodes these proteins:
- the cas2e gene encoding type I-E CRISPR-associated endoribonuclease Cas2e: MLVIVLENAPPRLRGRLAVWLLEIRAGVYVGNYSRKVREHIWAQVEDGIEDGNAVMAWHTNNEAGFEFQTLGANRRLPADWDGVRLVSFHPEADNPDL; encoded by the coding sequence ATGCTGGTCATCGTGCTTGAAAACGCGCCGCCGCGCCTGCGCGGCCGGCTGGCCGTGTGGCTGCTGGAAATCCGCGCCGGCGTTTATGTCGGAAACTACTCGCGCAAAGTACGCGAACACATCTGGGCGCAAGTCGAAGACGGCATCGAGGACGGCAACGCCGTGATGGCTTGGCACACGAACAACGAAGCCGGCTTCGAATTCCAGACCCTCGGCGCCAACCGCCGCCTGCCGGCAGACTGGGACGGCGTACGGCTGGTAAGCTTTCATCCGGAAGCCGACAATCCCGATCTTTAA
- a CDS encoding N-acetylmuramoyl-L-alanine amidase: MSPGPAQAQQMPVIAVDVGHTLAAPGAISARGRTEFAFNRELAGRVVEALERLGLRAELINADGRIESLQARPARAADADFLISIHHDSVSGRYLTPWDWQGMPLDFSDLWAGHSLFVSRDNPDPGASLTCASAIGLRLQRAGFVPTDKNRIRRDTADAQLAIHYYDNLVVLYRARQPAVLFEAGVIKHRDEELLLRDPDRQQRMAGEIATGIAACVTAGGIATAHRAG; this comes from the coding sequence ATGTCGCCCGGCCCCGCACAGGCGCAGCAGATGCCAGTCATCGCCGTCGACGTTGGCCACACCCTCGCCGCCCCCGGCGCCATCAGCGCGCGCGGCCGCACCGAATTCGCGTTCAACCGTGAGCTGGCCGGGCGCGTCGTTGAGGCGCTCGAACGCCTCGGTCTGCGCGCCGAACTGATCAACGCCGACGGGCGCATCGAATCGTTGCAGGCCCGGCCGGCCCGCGCCGCCGACGCGGATTTCCTGATTTCGATCCACCACGACTCGGTCAGCGGGCGCTACCTCACGCCGTGGGACTGGCAGGGAATGCCGCTGGATTTCAGCGACCTGTGGGCGGGCCACTCGCTCTTCGTGTCACGCGACAATCCGGACCCCGGTGCGAGCCTGACGTGCGCGTCGGCGATCGGTCTGCGGCTGCAGCGCGCCGGCTTCGTCCCCACGGACAAGAACCGCATCCGCCGCGACACGGCCGACGCGCAGCTTGCGATCCACTATTACGACAATCTCGTCGTGCTGTACCGCGCCCGCCAGCCTGCGGTGTTGTTCGAGGCCGGCGTGATCAAGCACCGCGACGAGGAACTGCTGCTGCGCGATCCGGACCGCCAGCAGCGCATGGCTGGGGAGATCGCCACCGGCATCGCCGCCTGCGTCACGGCCGGCGGCATCGCGACCGCGCATCGGGCGGGCTGA
- a CDS encoding c-type cytochrome has product MIRSRLALVAALLIGAATGTAFAGNDAVMQLIGKAATDSATRATLVREGDTAAFFCKNCHGDKGIARNPEVPNLAGQSPVYVVSQIDAFLSGKRRNEFMQGLMKVLGDREKAAIALFYANQPAAPAVTPPPPAAAAGADHYKRLCVACHQATGYGTETFARIAGQQPTYLRLSLKRYLARSGERTNAEMSAAVGQLGEQNIESVVQYLASLK; this is encoded by the coding sequence ATGATCCGGAGCCGTCTGGCTCTCGTCGCGGCGCTACTGATCGGCGCCGCCACCGGTACGGCATTCGCCGGCAACGACGCGGTGATGCAACTGATCGGCAAGGCCGCGACCGATTCCGCAACCCGTGCAACGCTCGTTCGCGAAGGCGACACGGCCGCCTTCTTCTGCAAGAACTGCCACGGCGACAAGGGCATCGCCCGCAACCCCGAGGTTCCCAACCTCGCCGGTCAGAGCCCCGTCTACGTCGTCAGCCAGATCGACGCCTTCCTTTCGGGCAAGCGCCGCAACGAGTTCATGCAGGGTCTGATGAAGGTCCTGGGCGACCGCGAGAAGGCCGCCATCGCGCTGTTCTACGCGAACCAGCCGGCGGCCCCAGCCGTCACCCCGCCGCCGCCCGCCGCTGCCGCCGGGGCCGATCATTACAAGCGCCTGTGCGTGGCGTGTCACCAGGCGACCGGCTACGGCACCGAGACCTTCGCGCGCATCGCGGGCCAGCAGCCGACATACCTGCGCTTGAGCCTCAAGCGCTACCTCGCGCGCAGCGGCGAGCGCACCAACGCGGAGATGAGCGCCGCTGTCGGCCAGCTCGGCGAACAGAACATCGAGTCCGTCGTCCAGTATCTCGCCAGCCTGAAGTAG
- the murB gene encoding UDP-N-acetylmuramate dehydrogenase — protein sequence MRNDALPPAPALVSDADLRPFNTFGLPARAARLATIEDAAQLAALIAGPEWTLPRLILGGGSNLVLTRDFPGLVLKVGIAGRRLVGEDVNAWYVEAGAGENWHDFVRWTLAQGWPGLENLSLIPGTVGAAPVQNIGAYGLEVAERFHGLQAVSLETGATLRLAGAECRFAYRDSVFKRELAGRALITSVTFRLPKCWQPVTGYADVARELAVRGIAAPSALDVSDAVIAIRRRKLPDPARIGNAGSFFKNPVVDADALARLDAAHPDLPRYTQPDGRFKLAAGWLIDRCGWKGRDLGPVGAYEQQALVLVNRGGATGADVERIARAIQADVFARFGVHLEPEPVFV from the coding sequence GTGCGAAATGACGCGCTCCCGCCCGCGCCGGCGCTCGTGTCCGATGCCGACCTGCGCCCCTTCAACACCTTCGGCCTGCCGGCGCGTGCCGCCCGGCTCGCGACGATCGAGGATGCCGCCCAGCTGGCCGCGCTGATTGCGGGCCCCGAATGGACGCTGCCGCGCCTGATCCTCGGTGGCGGCAGCAATCTCGTGCTGACGCGCGATTTCCCCGGACTCGTGCTGAAGGTCGGGATCGCCGGACGCCGCCTCGTCGGCGAGGACGTCAACGCGTGGTACGTCGAGGCCGGCGCGGGCGAGAACTGGCACGATTTCGTGCGCTGGACGCTCGCGCAGGGCTGGCCCGGCCTGGAGAACCTGTCCCTCATTCCCGGCACGGTCGGTGCCGCCCCGGTGCAGAACATCGGCGCCTACGGGCTCGAGGTGGCGGAGCGCTTCCACGGTCTGCAGGCGGTTTCGCTGGAAACGGGCGCGACGCTGCGGCTCGCTGGAGCCGAGTGTCGCTTCGCCTACCGCGACAGCGTGTTCAAGCGGGAACTGGCGGGCCGCGCGCTGATCACCTCCGTCACTTTCCGCCTGCCCAAGTGCTGGCAGCCGGTCACCGGCTACGCCGACGTGGCGCGCGAACTCGCCGTGCGGGGCATCGCCGCGCCGTCCGCGCTGGACGTGTCGGACGCCGTCATCGCGATCCGCCGGCGCAAGCTGCCCGATCCCGCGCGCATCGGCAACGCCGGCAGCTTCTTCAAGAACCCCGTCGTCGACGCCGACGCGCTGGCGCGCCTCGACGCCGCCCATCCCGACCTGCCGCGCTACACGCAGCCCGACGGGCGCTTCAAGCTCGCGGCCGGCTGGCTGATCGACCGCTGCGGCTGGAAGGGACGCGACCTCGGCCCCGTCGGCGCCTACGAGCAGCAGGCGCTGGTGCTCGTCAATCGCGGGGGCGCGACGGGGGCCGACGTGGAGCGCATTGCACGGGCGATACAGGCCGACGTCTTCGCCCGCTTCGGCGTGCACCTGGAGCCCGAGCCGGTCTTCGTCTGA
- a CDS encoding PACE efflux transporter, which produces MTAPPPKLRSFWDRARQVILFEAGGLVLITPPFAWLSGVPMGDSLGLLAIAALIAALWNALYNTVFDVIEGRITGRTADRRPFGVRALHALGFEGGLLLMTLPVIMAWTGMAWLEALVADLGLATAYVIYAFVFNLAYDRIFPIEPTATEALARAK; this is translated from the coding sequence TTGACCGCACCCCCCCCCAAACTCCGCTCCTTTTGGGACCGCGCCCGCCAGGTGATCCTGTTCGAGGCCGGTGGCCTGGTGCTCATCACGCCGCCGTTCGCGTGGCTGAGCGGCGTGCCGATGGGCGATTCGCTGGGCCTCCTCGCGATCGCCGCGCTGATCGCCGCGCTCTGGAACGCGCTCTACAACACCGTCTTCGACGTCATCGAAGGGCGCATCACCGGGCGCACCGCCGACCGCCGGCCGTTCGGCGTGCGCGCGCTGCACGCGCTCGGTTTCGAGGGCGGGCTGCTGCTGATGACCCTGCCGGTCATCATGGCGTGGACCGGCATGGCCTGGCTGGAGGCGCTGGTGGCCGACCTCGGACTGGCGACGGCGTACGTGATCTACGCCTTCGTCTTCAATCTCGCCTACGATCGCATCTTTCCCATCGAACCGACTGCAACCGAGGCGCTCGCCCGTGCGAAATGA
- a CDS encoding DUF6600 domain-containing protein, with amino-acid sequence MVSDLMKILRLALFVPLMLALTGASGTALADPPARVGRLSVVEGEVALRRDGARDWVRAGVNLPITTGDELATQPDARAEVRIGSSVLRLDQATSVEVRRLDEDRIRVKLKEGSVAMRIRSADREDAIEVETRDGIALPAEPGQYRVDFLGSATLVSNHRGHIDFRTADRQIAVTEGRRAQLWSDGPGDVQWDDPDEDAFMAWSFARDERDDRVARNRYVSPEMTGAEDLYDYGDWREYDDYGPVWFPRSVPYGWAPYRYGHWVSVAPWGWTWVDDAPWGFAPFHYGRWVRIRGSWAWVPGSYIARPVYAPALVAWIGTPGVSITYSSGLPNVGWFPLAPREVFVPPYRYSPTYVRQVNITQVTNIVEIDRVVKTPRQVRYAFRDRSDAVTRVSERILRPPTPVTLDADNRREHRLMEWERRGFPVREVVRQDGTRVRAVQPAEVRQQEGQQRPDPRQGRFAEGLRQLREQQQQQQQDPQRQRPLLGDSQDGRRDQIRQERLEALRQQQNARDRDEQARREAAAQQEGQQRQRSSLRDRLEQQRDEASRAQREEVAPRRDERLQRLEVQRQQIEQQRAERERQQVQAQEQERRRDSLRQQLEQQRQQEAGEREARRQQQFEQLREERSRQQAAQAQEQERRRDALRQQMEQREREAQVQQQRQMQIQQQQQQQAEQQRNQIGRFRERLEQREAQQQDNRRGGDEEQQQQQRRRRPFGQDGERQ; translated from the coding sequence ATGGTCAGCGACCTGATGAAAATCCTGCGCCTGGCGCTTTTCGTGCCGCTGATGCTGGCCCTGACGGGCGCGAGCGGCACGGCGCTCGCCGACCCGCCCGCACGGGTGGGGCGTCTGTCCGTCGTCGAGGGCGAAGTCGCCCTGCGGCGCGACGGCGCCCGCGACTGGGTGCGTGCGGGCGTGAACCTGCCGATCACGACGGGGGACGAACTCGCCACGCAGCCCGACGCACGCGCCGAAGTGCGTATCGGATCGAGCGTGCTGCGCCTCGATCAGGCAACCTCGGTCGAGGTGCGTCGCCTCGACGAGGATCGCATCCGCGTGAAGCTCAAGGAAGGCAGCGTCGCGATGCGTATCCGCAGCGCCGACCGCGAGGATGCGATCGAAGTCGAGACGCGCGACGGCATCGCCCTGCCGGCCGAGCCGGGACAGTACCGCGTCGACTTCCTCGGCTCCGCGACCCTGGTGAGCAACCACCGCGGCCACATCGACTTCCGCACCGCCGACCGCCAGATCGCCGTGACCGAGGGGCGCCGTGCCCAGTTGTGGAGCGACGGCCCGGGCGATGTGCAGTGGGACGACCCGGACGAGGACGCTTTCATGGCGTGGTCCTTCGCACGCGACGAACGCGATGACCGCGTCGCGCGCAATCGATATGTCTCGCCGGAGATGACGGGCGCCGAGGACCTGTACGACTACGGCGACTGGCGCGAATACGACGACTACGGTCCGGTGTGGTTCCCGCGCAGCGTGCCTTACGGCTGGGCGCCGTACCGCTACGGCCACTGGGTCTCGGTCGCCCCCTGGGGCTGGACCTGGGTCGATGATGCGCCGTGGGGCTTCGCGCCCTTCCATTATGGCCGCTGGGTGCGCATCCGCGGCTCCTGGGCCTGGGTGCCCGGCAGCTACATCGCCCGCCCCGTCTATGCGCCGGCGCTGGTCGCGTGGATCGGCACGCCGGGCGTGAGCATCACCTATTCTTCCGGCCTGCCCAACGTCGGCTGGTTCCCGCTCGCCCCGCGCGAGGTGTTCGTCCCGCCTTACCGCTACAGCCCGACCTACGTGCGCCAGGTGAATATCACGCAGGTCACCAACATCGTCGAGATCGACCGCGTGGTGAAGACCCCCCGGCAGGTGCGCTATGCCTTCCGCGATCGCAGCGACGCGGTGACGCGGGTGTCGGAACGCATCCTGCGCCCGCCCACGCCGGTCACGCTCGACGCCGATAACCGCCGCGAACACCGTCTCATGGAATGGGAACGGCGCGGTTTCCCGGTGCGCGAAGTGGTGCGCCAGGACGGCACGCGCGTGCGCGCGGTGCAGCCGGCCGAGGTTCGGCAGCAGGAGGGCCAGCAACGGCCCGATCCTCGCCAGGGGCGATTCGCCGAGGGCCTGCGGCAGCTGCGCGAGCAGCAACAGCAACAACAACAGGACCCGCAACGTCAGCGTCCGCTCCTGGGCGACTCGCAGGATGGGCGGCGCGACCAGATTCGCCAGGAGCGTCTGGAAGCGTTGCGTCAACAACAGAACGCTCGCGACCGTGACGAGCAGGCGCGCCGCGAAGCCGCCGCGCAGCAGGAAGGGCAGCAGCGCCAGCGCTCGTCGCTGCGCGATCGGCTGGAGCAGCAACGTGACGAGGCGAGCCGCGCCCAGCGCGAGGAAGTCGCCCCGCGCCGGGACGAACGCCTGCAGCGGTTGGAGGTGCAGCGTCAGCAGATCGAGCAGCAACGCGCCGAACGCGAGCGTCAGCAGGTTCAGGCACAGGAGCAGGAGCGCCGGCGCGATTCGCTGCGTCAGCAGCTGGAGCAGCAGCGCCAGCAGGAGGCGGGCGAGCGTGAGGCGCGTCGCCAGCAGCAGTTCGAGCAGTTGCGCGAAGAACGCAGCCGTCAGCAGGCCGCGCAGGCGCAGGAGCAGGAACGCCGACGTGACGCGCTGCGCCAGCAGATGGAGCAGCGGGAACGCGAGGCGCAGGTTCAGCAGCAGCGTCAGATGCAGATCCAGCAGCAGCAACAACAGCAGGCCGAGCAGCAGCGCAACCAGATCGGGAGGTTTCGCGAGCGCCTCGAGCAGCGGGAGGCGCAGCAGCAAGACAATCGCCGCGGGGGCGACGAAGAGCAGCAGCAACAACAGCGACGTCGCAGGCCCTTCGGCCAGGACGGCGAGAGGCAATGA
- a CDS encoding transglycosylase domain-containing protein has product MHPGVDVSGNTSNDKPQRRGWFRALRRTLFWLCFLAIVVAGVAAYYESETSWLQSREIPRYAAKLTWEVQPGPSHAIRFPEHGPFDQRLGYTQLNEFSERLATRDFAIERQARFSDALFDYAGRGYFPPYPEKTQTGLAVSDARGDSLYATRYPIRHYDTFESVPARVVQSLLFIENRDLLDPKRAHMNPAVDWARFGRALFAQLVKVVDEDLNTPGGSTLATQIEKYRHSPDGVTHSPREKLRQMVSASVRAYRDGADTMPVRRSLVLDYLNTVPLSAAPVYGEVHGLGDGLWVWFGADFAHVNRVLAQDEAAGEGLAEQGLALRQVLALMIAHRRPSYYLGRGRDDLAKLTDAHLRILAEGGLIGAGLRDAGLKAKLAFRDPAVDPARVPVAADKGSTLVRTRIAGMLDVSLYELDRLDLRASTTLDGKLQEVVTEYLQRLAEPDFGRNVGLIGEHLLTPTQLDKVHYSFTLFERTAGGNRVRVQTDTTDQPLDINEGSKLELGSTAKLRVLATYLELISELHQRHASQSVAELRAVQVDSHDHIKRWAIDYLIGAQDRNLPAMLEAALERTYSASPGEAFFTGGGLHTFNNFRKEDNGRVPTIRQALQASINLPFVRLMRDIVRHTMYEVPGSTAKLLQDDDDPRRSEYLAKFADREAQVFMRRFWRKYKGQSPEKIRATFMDGLRPTADRLAAAYRYLNPDADLKTFSAFVTERLPAAELGADRLASLYKRYAPGTFDLPDQGFIARVHPLELWLAGYLANHPEASFDETIAASKAERQAVYRWLFRTRYKGAQDTRIYTILEVEAFLDIHRRWARLGYPFNRLVPSLATALGSSGDRPAALAELMGIIVNGGVRLPTERIDRLHFAAGTPYDTMFARRPSEGERVMSAEVATALRSALSEVVEGGTARRLAGAFTAPDGTPLAVGGKTGTGDNRIVISGGRGQVKGGIAMNRTATFVFYLGPRHFGTLTAYVIGPDAASFKFTSGLPVQILRSMAPTLTPYLSHPVVDPEPARVPATKTVPEGEGGADEPPVRGNTDAGMATGEVRPLVPAPDAQGGATADRQRPQN; this is encoded by the coding sequence ATGCATCCGGGCGTCGACGTGTCAGGTAACACCAGCAACGACAAACCGCAACGGCGGGGGTGGTTCAGGGCGCTGCGGCGCACACTGTTCTGGCTGTGTTTCCTGGCGATCGTCGTCGCCGGCGTGGCGGCGTACTACGAAAGCGAGACCTCGTGGCTGCAGTCGCGCGAGATCCCGCGCTACGCCGCGAAGCTCACCTGGGAAGTGCAACCCGGTCCGAGCCATGCGATCCGCTTCCCCGAGCACGGGCCCTTCGACCAGCGCCTCGGCTACACGCAGCTGAACGAATTCTCCGAGCGCCTCGCCACACGCGATTTCGCGATCGAGCGCCAGGCGCGTTTCTCCGACGCGCTGTTCGACTACGCCGGGCGCGGCTATTTCCCGCCCTACCCGGAAAAGACGCAAACCGGCCTCGCGGTGAGCGACGCGCGCGGCGACTCGCTGTACGCGACGCGCTACCCGATCCGCCACTACGACACCTTCGAGAGCGTCCCCGCGCGCGTCGTGCAGAGCCTGCTGTTCATCGAGAACCGCGACCTGCTCGACCCGAAGCGCGCGCACATGAACCCGGCCGTCGACTGGGCGCGCTTCGGCCGTGCGCTCTTCGCGCAGCTCGTCAAGGTCGTGGACGAGGACCTCAACACCCCGGGCGGCAGCACGCTGGCGACGCAGATCGAGAAGTACCGCCATTCGCCCGACGGCGTCACGCATTCCCCGCGCGAGAAGCTGCGCCAGATGGTGTCGGCGAGCGTGCGCGCGTATCGCGACGGCGCGGATACGATGCCGGTGCGGCGCTCGCTGGTGCTCGACTACCTCAACACCGTGCCGCTTTCGGCCGCCCCCGTGTATGGCGAAGTGCATGGACTGGGCGACGGCCTGTGGGTGTGGTTCGGCGCCGACTTCGCGCACGTGAACCGGGTGCTCGCGCAGGACGAGGCGGCCGGCGAGGGGCTTGCCGAACAGGGCCTCGCGCTGCGCCAGGTGCTCGCGCTGATGATTGCGCACCGCCGCCCCTCGTACTACCTCGGCCGCGGCCGCGACGACCTCGCGAAGCTCACCGACGCGCACTTGCGCATCCTTGCCGAAGGCGGGCTGATCGGCGCGGGCCTGCGCGATGCGGGACTCAAGGCGAAACTCGCGTTCCGCGATCCCGCAGTCGATCCGGCGCGCGTACCGGTCGCGGCGGACAAGGGGTCGACGCTGGTGCGCACGCGCATCGCCGGCATGCTCGACGTGTCGCTGTACGAGCTCGACCGCCTCGACCTGCGGGCGTCGACGACGCTGGACGGCAAACTTCAGGAAGTCGTCACCGAATACCTGCAACGGCTCGCCGAGCCCGATTTCGGCCGCAATGTGGGCCTCATCGGCGAGCACCTGCTCACCCCCACCCAGCTCGACAAGGTGCATTACAGCTTCACGCTGTTCGAGCGCACCGCCGGCGGCAACCGCGTGCGCGTGCAGACCGACACCACCGATCAGCCGCTCGACATCAACGAGGGCAGCAAGCTCGAGCTCGGTTCCACCGCGAAGCTGCGGGTGCTCGCGACCTACCTCGAACTCATCTCCGAACTGCACCAGCGCCATGCGTCGCAATCGGTCGCGGAGTTGCGTGCGGTCCAGGTCGACAGCCACGACCACATCAAGCGCTGGGCGATCGATTACCTGATCGGCGCGCAGGACCGCAACCTCCCCGCGATGCTCGAGGCGGCGCTCGAACGCACCTATTCGGCCAGCCCCGGCGAGGCCTTCTTCACCGGCGGCGGGCTCCACACCTTCAACAACTTCCGCAAGGAAGACAACGGCCGCGTGCCGACGATCCGCCAGGCGCTGCAGGCCTCGATCAACCTGCCGTTCGTGCGCCTGATGCGCGACATCGTGCGCCATACGATGTACGAGGTGCCCGGCAGCACCGCGAAGCTGCTGCAGGACGACGACGATCCGCGCCGCAGCGAGTATCTCGCCAAGTTCGCCGACCGCGAGGCGCAGGTCTTCATGCGGCGCTTCTGGCGCAAGTACAAGGGCCAGAGCCCGGAGAAAATCCGCGCGACCTTCATGGACGGCCTGCGCCCCACGGCCGACCGCCTCGCCGCGGCGTACCGCTATCTGAATCCCGACGCCGATCTCAAGACCTTCTCGGCCTTCGTCACGGAGCGCCTGCCGGCCGCGGAGCTGGGCGCGGACCGGCTCGCGTCCCTGTACAAGCGCTACGCCCCGGGCACCTTCGACCTGCCCGACCAGGGCTTCATCGCGCGCGTGCATCCGCTGGAACTGTGGCTCGCCGGCTACCTCGCCAACCACCCGGAGGCGAGCTTCGACGAGACGATCGCCGCGAGCAAGGCCGAGCGCCAGGCCGTGTACCGCTGGCTGTTCCGCACGCGCTACAAGGGGGCGCAGGACACACGCATCTACACGATCCTCGAAGTCGAGGCCTTCCTCGACATCCACCGCCGCTGGGCGCGGCTCGGCTACCCGTTCAACCGCCTCGTGCCCTCGCTCGCGACGGCGCTGGGCAGCTCCGGCGACCGCCCCGCGGCGCTTGCCGAGCTGATGGGCATCATCGTCAACGGGGGCGTGCGGCTGCCGACCGAGCGTATCGACCGCCTGCATTTCGCTGCCGGCACGCCCTACGACACCATGTTCGCGCGTCGGCCGAGCGAGGGCGAGCGCGTGATGTCCGCCGAAGTCGCAACGGCGCTGCGCAGCGCCTTGTCCGAGGTCGTCGAGGGCGGCACCGCACGGCGCCTCGCCGGCGCCTTCACCGCGCCCGACGGCACCCCGCTCGCGGTCGGCGGCAAGACCGGCACCGGCGACAACCGCATCGTGATCTCGGGCGGGCGTGGCCAGGTCAAGGGCGGCATCGCGATGAACCGCACCGCGACCTTCGTCTTCTACCTCGGCCCGCGTCACTTCGGCACCCTGACTGCGTACGTGATCGGGCCCGACGCCGCGTCGTTCAAGTTCACCTCCGGCCTGCCGGTGCAGATCCTGCGGTCGATGGCACCGACCCTGACGCCCTACCTGAGCCATCCCGTCGTCGATCCGGAACCGGCGCGCGTGCCCGCGACCAAGACCGTGCCCGAAGGCGAGGGCGGCGCGGACGAGCCGCCGGTCCGAGGCAACACGGATGCAGGCATGGCGACGGGCGAAGTGCGCCCGCTGGTCCCGGCGCCGGATGCCCAGGGCGGGGCCACGGCGGATCGCCAGCGCCCGCAGAATTGA
- a CDS encoding peptide chain release factor 3: MADIPSVPPYPPELMRDVEKRRTFGIISHPDAGKTTLTEKLLLFGGAIQLAGTVKARKSARHATSDWMEVEKQRGISVTSSVMQFEYQGHTINLLDTPGHQDFSEDTYRVLTAVDAAVMVIDAAKGVEAQTIKLLEVCRLRNTPIITFVNKMDREVRETFDLLQEIEEVLKIDCAPITWPIGMGKTFRGVYHLLEDRVLRFTAGEEKRSEGELIKGIANAQLDELFPLEVGKLRDDVDLIQGASTPFSLGDFLAGKQTPVFFGSGINNFGVQEILQALLDWAPPPQPRVAGVNDADTRLVQPAEAPFSGFVFKIQANMDPKHRDRIAFFRICSGRYTSGMKVRHVRMGREMKLANALTFMANERVLMEDGVAGDIIGIHNHGQLHIGDTLTEGEALGYKGIPYFSPELFSAARLRDPLKSKQLQKGLQELGEEGAIQVFEQEGGNMLLGAVGQLQFEVVAQRLKDEYKVDAIFESADIHTARWLTFPDDVTRRNFEREQAMRIGRDVDGNPVYLASSRYNLEVTMEKWPKVGFHATREHGQVLA, encoded by the coding sequence ATGGCCGACATCCCCTCAGTGCCTCCCTATCCGCCCGAACTGATGCGCGACGTCGAGAAGCGCCGCACCTTCGGCATCATCTCCCACCCCGACGCGGGCAAGACCACGCTCACCGAAAAGCTGCTGCTGTTCGGCGGCGCGATCCAGCTCGCCGGCACCGTCAAGGCGCGGAAGAGCGCCCGCCACGCGACTTCCGACTGGATGGAAGTGGAGAAGCAGCGCGGCATCTCGGTGACCAGCTCGGTGATGCAGTTCGAGTACCAGGGGCACACCATCAATCTCCTCGACACGCCGGGCCACCAGGACTTCTCGGAAGACACCTACCGCGTGCTGACCGCGGTCGACGCCGCGGTGATGGTGATCGACGCCGCCAAGGGCGTCGAGGCGCAGACGATCAAGCTGCTGGAAGTGTGCCGCCTGCGCAACACGCCCATCATCACCTTCGTGAACAAGATGGACCGCGAGGTGCGCGAGACCTTCGACCTGCTGCAGGAGATCGAGGAGGTGCTGAAGATCGACTGCGCACCGATCACCTGGCCGATCGGCATGGGCAAGACTTTCCGCGGCGTGTACCACCTGCTCGAGGACCGCGTGCTGCGCTTCACCGCGGGCGAGGAGAAGCGCAGCGAGGGCGAGCTCATCAAGGGCATCGCCAACGCCCAGCTCGACGAACTCTTCCCGCTCGAAGTCGGCAAGCTGCGCGACGATGTCGACCTGATCCAAGGGGCTTCGACCCCGTTCTCGCTCGGCGACTTCCTCGCCGGCAAGCAGACGCCGGTGTTCTTCGGCTCCGGTATCAACAACTTCGGCGTGCAGGAGATCCTGCAGGCGCTGCTCGACTGGGCGCCGCCGCCGCAGCCGCGCGTGGCGGGCGTCAATGACGCGGACACGCGCCTCGTGCAGCCGGCCGAGGCGCCTTTCAGCGGCTTCGTGTTCAAGATCCAGGCGAACATGGACCCCAAGCACCGCGACCGCATCGCCTTCTTCCGCATCTGCTCGGGGCGCTACACCTCGGGCATGAAGGTCAGGCACGTGCGCATGGGGCGCGAGATGAAGCTCGCCAATGCGCTGACCTTCATGGCGAATGAACGGGTATTGATGGAAGACGGCGTGGCCGGCGACATCATCGGCATCCACAACCACGGCCAGCTGCACATCGGCGACACCCTGACCGAAGGCGAAGCCCTCGGCTACAAGGGCATCCCCTACTTCTCGCCGGAACTCTTCAGCGCCGCGCGCCTGCGCGACCCGCTGAAATCCAAGCAGCTGCAGAAGGGCCTGCAGGAACTCGGCGAGGAGGGCGCGATCCAGGTGTTCGAGCAGGAAGGCGGCAACATGCTGCTCGGCGCGGTCGGCCAACTGCAGTTCGAGGTCGTCGCGCAGCGCCTGAAGGACGAGTACAAGGTCGACGCGATCTTCGAATCGGCCGACATCCACACCGCGCGCTGGCTCACTTTCCCCGACGACGTGACGCGGCGCAACTTCGAGCGCGAGCAGGCGATGCGCATCGGCAGGGACGTGGACGGCAACCCCGTGTATCTCGCCTCCAGCCGTTACAACCTCGAAGTCACGATGGAAAAGTGGCCGAAAGTGGGGTTTCACGCGACGCGCGAACACGGTCAGGTGCTGGCCTGA